TGTAAGCTTTTTACTTTGTTCATTTACTGATAGCCATTAGTTCGTTTTCTTGGATGATGAATTCAAGTGTTGTGCTGCCCTGAAAGTTTTCTTCTATATCCTTAATACAGCAAGTATATGCTAAAAACACTCAGCTGAAAAATCAGAAAACACCTCTCCTCATTCCATTAAAAAATTCCCATAAAGTTGGAGTGCAACATATACTACAAAACAAATAAGTATTCATCGATATGCATGCATAATACATATTTGTCGTAATGTCTCTGTATTTTGTGTTGTTTTCTAAATTCACCATCCAACACCAGCCTCATATGGTACTAACCCTTtgtattttgtgtttatatCAATTTTGTATACCCCTTGGACGCTGGGCACAAAATTTACCATAAAAGTGAGCCTAGACTTGTAGCCTTTGTAAATTAGGCATAGTTGTAATGCGACTGTGTTTCAGAAAATTGGATTCCATCGTTAAGAGTCCTTGATGATTAGTTTTAGAAACTGATGATGAGCTACATATACCAACAATCTTTATGATTTATTAGAAATTGAAATTGTTAAGAGTTCAGTTAATACCCAACTGAGGGGAAGAGAAGCATGGGTAATAGATGTTGAAGGACCACACTATTTTGAGGAGATAAGTGGAATTGTATTGTATCCTGTTCTGTTATTTTAAGAACATGGTATGTCTAGGTGTTTTATTTATGGTTTCCCAATGATAATCCCGGGAGGGGTACCATTTTAAGCCAATATGGTTGGAATGTCTTCATCTCTCTTCAACTTTGAATGAGCTTGGAATCCAATCCTTAGCCTTAACCATGAGAAAAGAGGTATTCTTCAACCTGGGGCTCCAAACTTCCAGATCAGATGGAGAAGGACCAAGCGATAGCGAAGGAAGAGAAAAGGGGATAGGAGAACAGAGATGAAGCGGCTTACCTTCCTTTCATTCCTATATCTCCTGCTACTTCCTCACTCCTCAGCACTTGGGAGTATGTCCCCTGGTCTGGCCCAGCTGATGAAAGATCTTGTTTTTATTATGATGATTGAAAGGTAGATGAGGAGTCAAAGCTTTGACTTGGAATCAAACACAATCCATTGTTTGAGATGGATGAATGACTTGTATGTTTAAAAGAGCTGAATCTTAAGAACACTCCCCAACTGCCACTAtcaaacatctctctctctctctggttatTTATACAGTTGAACAATTTGGAGTTAGCCTTCAACCTTGCTAAAAGTGGGGAATCTTCCTGCCACCAATTAGCTTGTAAGCTTTTCACTTTGTTCATCTACTTataacaattggtttgtttcttGGATTATGAATTCAAGTGTTGTGCTGCcctgaaaattttcttttatatcctTATTACAACAAGTATCTACTAAAAACAATGGAGGCTAGTATCCTTATGAATTAAgtgttttttgttatttttatttttattttttttgtaatttttgcccCACTTTTGCCACAGTCAAGTATTTTTGGTATTGTACACCTTGTTTGGAACAGGTTTAATAGTAGTGTGACAATCTAGAATTGACGCTTTTTCTgtcaaaagatatatatatattttttttgttttttgtgtgggcgggggggggggggggggggggggggggggggaggtttGAGATTGGCTCATCAGCACCTATTTAATATCTCATTTTCAGTCTAGatagatcaaaacacacaaaaaatacTTCAGAATTATGAGTGAGATCCATGACATTAGAGGCAGTTTGGGAATTGGGATGCGTTTTTCTTGGGTTCATCTCTTTTGAAATCAACATTATTACTCCACATTAAAGGCAGCGCTAGCGCTGTTCTCATGGATTGATATGCAGAATGCATATTTCTCGTAATGTGtttgttttttgtgttgtttTCTACATAAATGCACCTAGACTCCTTTAAACACTCTGTATAGATATATGATACACAGTCAGAACAAGGGCTTCTTATGTCTTTTTGAGAAAGTTCTTTTTCAATacctaaacttgtttttatcttcttcaaGCACAAACCTTAATTACAAGTATGTTTGACAAGCCAACTTGCACCCATTTACACCCATTTCCTGCAGTGTGAACTTTAAACCGAATTACCAATCACTTTAAGGAGCATAGAAAGTCacaaaaagtataatattcCATATTTTCTCCAACCTTCAGACCAATCACTTTATCCGTAAATTAAACACAAGTCCATATGTATTTTGGTTTACTGAGTGTGAACTTAATTTAGACCTTTGATTCttcttaatttattgatttcttcaaatattatttccaTAGGGAGGGACTGAAATTGATCGTCCAACATCAACCCCTAATTATTAGATGACACTTTACAGAAGTTGCCAAgaaatttccttttcttttcttttaacatGTTTGACCCACTTGTGTATAACAATCATATACatcttattaaaataaagatTCCAAATATTTGCAAGCTTGCAGGTGCATACAAGAGTAGTGTTTATGTAAAAGAGGGACAAGGGAGCTCATGTGGGAACTCGGACCCCCAACATACGTGGTTTTGAACAACCCTTACTATCAATTTCTAGACTTTGGGTTCTTCTTTattgattttccatattttatccTATCGAATTGATCAAGTGAGGCATTCACGACTTTTCTTATTGAGGCTAATTTCTATCTGTCCATTCATTCAACATGTAAATAATTAGCTTTTAGAGATGACTATAGCTCAAGTCTAACAAACACTTTTTTCATGCTGGTTTTGAAAGGATTTTATTAGCTTTGAGTTTGAATATATAGAGCTAAAAGATTTCTTGAATTGAAGTAAAAACTCTGAATTTTTGTGTCCAAGTCTGTTGTTGTTTATTGTGGCTGCTAGTGTTGTTTATTTGAAGTATTGTGgctgttgttgttgtttattttaagTAGTTGTTTATTTGAAGTATTGTGGCTGCTGCTGTTGTTCATTTGAAGTATTGTGGCTACTGCTGTTGTTTATTTGAAGTGTTGTGGCTACTGCTTTTGTTTATTTGAAGTACATGTACATGTAGAGACACACGAACCAACCTTAAAGACATAATGTGTACAAGTAGAGACACGTTTTCCCCTAGGAGTCACTTCTGAGTTCTATGTCCTTTTGTTTTAGTAGATGCTCGACTGACCGAGGGTCTTCAAATTGATACAGAGACAAAAGAAGTCAATTCTCGTCTTATACTGACTTGGGGCTCTTATTTTCTTCACCAATTCATTTTCCTAGATAATCTAGCATGTATCTGCAGGTTTCGTTTTTCATTATCAATGCAGAGGTGACATGAAAATTATCCACTTCCTGATCATCAACACCATTACATACATCATTATCGAACTTTTTCAATAATGATTTAATTTCCAATCACTTGAATGCAAATGTTCTTACTTCTTAGCACAGGACTTTAGTACTTGCTCAATTCAGCTTGTGGTGAATGTATATTTACATGAGAGTTTCAGTTTAATGCCATCCAGCTCAATTCAGCTTGTAGAAATCTGTGAAAGCATCTTATCATGTACTGCAGAGTAAAACCCAAATGTGTTGAAAATTAGTGATGACTTGTGTTTTTTTGAGGTGAAAATGTAATAGACAGATGTGTTTTTTTCAATGGTGTTGTATTAAATATAGAATGCATTTGCTGCACTCCAGAAATATTGATCTGCACTTGTATTAATGTATTTGCAGCGCACACTTGATTACTGATATGTGGGAGTAGGAAGAGAAATATTGCTGATTTTTGTGGTGAGCAGAAATATTGCTCTGCACTCCAGGTTAGGCTTCTAAAGCTTCTTGTAGCCTCTACCAAGAGTTTTTATAGATAAGGTtactgttatttttttatttcttttaaatatgaaaaaataaacaaaaaatcataaaattattaaaagaatattttcttaataattaagtaaaaaagaaaaaaaaagccaaCACTTTTGTTGGCTTTTGTGTGTCACAACATCATTTTCCTAATAGTTTAACACGAAAGCTGATGTATGCCTACAATAGATGGTGCATAGTATATTTAATACACAGTCAGGACAAGAGCTTCTTATGTCTTTCCGAGAATGTTAATCTTTGACAATacctaaacttgtttttatcttcttcaaGCACAAACATGCCTCCCAAGTATATGCGGGGCAAGCCAACTTGCAGCCATTTATACGGTTTTCAACTAAACTCATTCTGCATAAAACAAACATCCGTACCAAATATTCACTAATTAATTCTCCACATGAATTTTGGACGTTGGAATTTTACGACATAGAAGGATTGGAGATTTATCACGTCCTGATTCAACATGTTTCAATCTCTCCATGTTAATAACGTCGTATGAAGATATGATTTAGCGATTtttaatttggagtttttgccaATTGCAAACTTGGTGGGGGGACCTATCAtgatcataaaatatttaaattaccaATTAATACTCTTTTATTACccaacttgaagaaaaataactatattttagttttacgtTGATTTTAAGTggagaaattttttataaacttatcattctattataaataataaaagtacaAGTACTCACTGTCAAGAGCATGTTTACGTGGGGGTGAGGGGGACAGTACAGTACGTACAATTGTGGGGACTTATTTTCAATTTCATCCAGTGTGAACTTTAGATGTAATtactgttattttttatttttttaaatattaaaaaaaaataaataaatcataaaatattatctccaTAGAGACCGAAATTGATCGTCCAACATCtattcctaattattaaatGACACTTTACGAAAGTTCTCAAGAATTTTCAGTCTTTGCTTGTAACACGCTTGACCCACTTGTCTTGGACAATCATATACATCTTATTAAAATAAGGATTCTAAATACTTGCAAGCTGGGAGGTGCATACAAGAGTAGTGTTTATGTAAAGGAGGGACATGGGAGCTCATGTGGGGACTCAGACCCCCCACATACGAGGTTTTGAACAACCCTTCATATTAATTTCTAGACTTTGGGttcttttttattgattttcttgagtGGGAAACgacatttctttattttttccaatttttagtGCTTTTAGACTGGATACAGGACTCATTATTCTCCGCTTTCACATCAAAGCGCATAGAAAGTCATAGAAGTACATCACTAGGGAACgcattttcaaaatatgaggtcatgatttTGTATGACAACGAAGCTATTCAACTCTTTAGCTTGAATGCTTTCGTGGAATAAGAACCATTGAAGGATTATGTGCACCTGTCTAAATAAGTAACGAAATATGCTCATGGTTTTCTACTAGCTTTAACAATGCTAGGTTTGGATTTAAAAGGTCAAagtatacataaataaataaaaaaatgcatgggATAAAAAGTATAAAAGTATTCCCAACAGTAATACTCAAAAAGTACTCTTAGTCATGAAAATATTTGGCTGATGtcatgaaaatatttgatagctgtgattttttttccagTTGATTGCGTATCAAGAGATATATAGACAAGTGTCTTATTACTACTGATGGGCATGTTAAACTGGATTGGAAATCTTTTTGTCAATACCTAACTTGTGTTTATCTTCTTCTAAGCACAATAATGCATTACAAGTAAGAGAAGTTACACCCATTTACACGGTTTTGAAATATAAAGTCTTTCCGTGTACACGTTATAGCATCGCAGATTTTATTACCTTAAGCATCTACTCCAACATTTTTATTGTTCTGCCCATCAATCCCCGGATATAATTTGGCCGCAAAAGGAATACTTTCTTGTACTTGCTACTGATCATCAGCCTAATTTCATACACTGTAACTTCTTCCATGGCCTTGCAACCAGCTTTTCCCTCTTTCTCTTGCAGTACTCCTGAATGGACTTATGATGTGTTCTTGAGTTTTAGAGGTGAAGATGTTCGACAAAACTTTATTTCTCATCTATATGATGTTTTGTGTCAAAAGGGAATCAATACTTACATTGATGAGCACCTTGAAAGAGGAAAGGAAATTTCATCGGTACTTCTCAAAGCTATTGAGGAGTCAAGGATTTCGATTATCGTTCTTTCTGAAAACTATGCATCATCCACATGGTGTTTGGAGGAGCTGATGAAGATTCTCGAGTGCAGAGAAATGAAACAACAAATAGTTTTACCAGTGTTTTATAAAGTGGATCCATCAATAGTgcggaaacaaaagaaaaattatggagagGCATTGGCCAACTACAAAGACAAGTTGAATGATGATACGAAGGTGGATAGCTGGAAGGCTGCGCTAAAAGAAGTGGCTGGCTTGTCTGGGTTCCATTTAAAGAAGGACGGGTATTCAAACCACTCTAATAAGGCATTTCAATAAAgatttttgaatatttattttatatcctcATACATTTTAGATGCATACACATGCGTGGGTATGTATgtttgtatgtgtgtatatatatgcatgtatgtatgtatgtagtaTGTATATTAACTAAtctaatattcttattctttgttaATCTCTTTGATCTCGATCTGTTtgtttttgttcctttttcttATGTCGTTATAATatggtaattaattaattctattaaaAGGATCGTGTTAGTAAAATAATGTTTTACACGATTATTAGTAATGGTTctaatgatattaattaatgCTTCTATGTTTAATAATGTTGTAATAAGTATAATTGTTAATAATTCTTCTCTTTTGACATGATAGGAATGAATATGAATTTATCCATGGAATCATTCAACTGGTGgactcaaaaataataaatcaaacataCTTTGAGGTTGCCAATCATCCAATTGGAGTGGCATCTCGTGTGCAGCATGTATATTCCCTTTTAAGCATTGGAGAGAATGATATTGTACATATGGTAGGGATCTTCGGAGTTGGGGGAATTGGAAAGACAACTATTACCAAAGAggtatataacataatttcttCCAAATTTGAAGGTAGTTGTTTCTTGAAAAACATTAGAGAAACTTCGAAGAGCGAGTATGGTCTGGTTCAACTGCAAGAGACTCTTCTTTCTGATATCCTAGGAGCATCTTGGGTTGGTAATATTGGCCAAATCGACAGAGGAATCAATGTGATAAAGAATAAACTTTGTTATAAAAGAGTTCTtctaattcttgatgatgtAGATGATTGGGGACAGTTGAAAGCTTTGGCCAGAAATCGTGATTGGTTTGGTTCAGGAAGTAGAATCATTATAACAACAAGGGATCAAAATTTACTAAGTAATCATGAAGTTGATGCAACATATGAAGTGGAGAAATTGAACCATTATGAAGCTCTAAAGCTATTTAGTGTGTGCGCCTTTAAAAGAGAGAAACCGCTTGATGATTACATGAAACTTACCCAACGTATAATACGTTATGCTGGGGGCCTTCCACTAGCTTTGGAAGTGCTTGGTTTGGATCTACGTGGTAGAAGTATATATGAATGGGAAAGTGCTTTGGAAGAATACAAAAGAATTCCTCATGAGAAGATTCAAAAAATACTTAGAATGAGCTATGATGGTTTGCGTGAAAGTGAGAAGAATATTTTTCTtgacattgcatgtttctttaagGGAGTGAAGGTAGATTATGTGATGAAAATATTAGATGGTTGTGGTTTATGTCCAAATATTGGAATAAAAAGACTCATGGATAAGTGTCTCATAACCATGGATAATTCTTATAAAtttgggatgcatgacttgctACAAGATATGGGTAGAGAAATTGTTCGAGAAAAATCCCCAAAAGAGCCTGGCAAACGCAGTAGGCTGTGGTATCATGAAGATATTCGCCATGTACTTGAAGAAAATACGGTAAGATGCATGACTTTCAAAAATGATTTTAGTTTACGCATGTTTGGTAATTTACaagaaaatactaattttttgcAACCCAAAAACTTGGTCCACAAAAGTCTATTATGTTGCAGTGTCGAACTTATTCGAAACAGACCAATTACCAAACTATTATATAGAGaatttaatgcttaatttactCTATTGTCTCATCAGGGAACGAACCAAATTGAAGGCATGCTGATAGATTTACCTAAAGAAGACTTGATATGCTTGAGTTCAGAGGCATTCACGAAGATGAAAAAtctgagatattttattaatcatAATGCACGCTTCTCTAAGGCTCCTAGTTATCTTTCTAACGAGTTAAGAGTGCTTAATTGGAGTAGATATCCATCGCAATCATTGCCAAATAATTTTCATGGAAAGAAACTGGTTGATCTTAGAATGAGGTATAGCCTCCTCAAGGAATTGGGAGTGGGATTGCAGGTACAACCATTAATTAAAAcatttctttctcctttttaaTTATGTTGCAAACATATTTTGAAGTTAACTTTATCTCCAATTTTGCTTTACAGAATTTCCAGAACTTGGACAGAATGAACTTCTCTCATTCTGAATTTCTGACAAAAATTCCCGATCTTTCTGCGATGCCAAATTTAAAGCGGTTGGATGTTGCTTATTGTAGAAACTTAGTTGAGGTTCATGCTTCTGTTGGATTCCTAAATAAGCTTGAGCATCTCTCATTTGCCCATTGCACTAAGCTTACCAGTTTGCCAACAAGCCTCAAGTTTAGACATCTAAAATGTCTATGCGTTGAAGGTTGCTTAAGACTTCAAAATTTCCCTGAAATCTACAAGTTGAAGTTTTTCGTGAAGATAGATCAGTCTTCTTCAAAAGTTGCGGAGCCCATCTGGTATAGAAGAATgaaaaggaagggaaagatCGACAGAAGAGGAGTTCCTCAACCCTGGCCATCAATTTTGAATTTGGAGGACACTGTAGCGAGTTTGGAGAAGGATCTTACAAATAATTTTCATCTTACAAAACAGGAGTTCCTCAACATTGGCCATCAATTTCGAAATTGGTGGACAATCTAGCCAGTAAAATATTTGGGTCGAGAAATTGTTAATGAGTgtaatcaatatttttggatgcTTGACTTGCTATAATATTTGGGTCGAGAAATTGTTCGACTAAAATCGCCAAAAGAGCCTGGCAAATGTAGTAGATTATGGTTTCACAAGATGTTCGTCACCTGTTGGAAGAAAGTACAGTAAGAGACACAAAAAAATTCTTTAGTTTTacatttatttccttttgttgTAATGAAACCtactgaaatatatatatatatatatatattgtgtaaaTCTGAATAATTTTTAGTTATATATAGAATCTGTTTAATTAAGATGggtcaataaaaatatcaaatgtcCTTTTTGATTTCAAATATCCTATTATTTTCTTCACGAGTGTCTCTGTTTTGGAAAAGacattctttgattttttatttatttttttaacccaaCACTATCTAGTATTTTACATTGCAGTAATCAGAAAATACCAAAAATAGCTTTATCTTATGCATTAGTATTGGATGTTTGTGGATGAGCCACAAAAGCTTGCATAGGTGGCTGGGTACCCCGATAAGATAAGTCAAGCAGATGATAACACTGCACTGCATTATGGCCACTTTTTCCACACAGTTGACAAACAAGGCATGATCCTCCTCCTGAAAAATTGCCTTGCCACGGTTTTGCCTGCCTCTACTATTTTGAAAAGATCATTGAGGGGTCCTTCCACCACGGCCACGTGAATGATCATTCCGTGTGGCTACATTTGCTAAGCCAATGGCTATATCAAGAGCAGAATTTTGCTTCTCAAGTCTGAGTTCAAAGCTTAACAGATGAGCATATGCATCTTCAAGAGAAAACTGATCAACTCTAGTAGAAAGAGAAGTGACAATGGAGTTATATTCTGACATGGACATGTTGCCCTTCTTGAGAGTGGATAATTCAAGGCGTATGCCTACCACTCTTGCTCGTGCATGGTTGGAAAACATGCGCTCAAGAGCACACCAAACATCCTTGGATGTTTCAAGACCCACCATGTGGGTGATAATGGATTCTGAAAGAGAAGACATGAGAGCACCAAGGATTACCTGATCCTGATTGCACCATTGAGAAAATTCTGGATTGGGAATAGTTTGGATTGTGTCATCGTCTTTGAAAGTAATATGAATTGTTGGTGGAGGACATGGGATTGTTCCATCAACATAACCAATCAATTGTTGGCCTCTGAGATATGGCAGAATCTGTGCTCACCATAGGAGGAAGTTATCCTTAGTAGGTTTTATGGTGACAAGGTTTTGTAGGCTAAGTGGGGCAGAAAGAGACATtgccttgaaaaaaaaaaaaggaaaaaaagaaaagaaaaaaaaaaggaggattTCAAGTGTGTGACTAGCTGAAATGGTAGTGGATGCCGTGGGAGCAGGATTCTCTTAGACGTTGGTCTTTTGGCTCTTTGATACCATAAAGAAATATTGACAGTAATGCAAATGTTGTAATCTCCTTCAATATCAAGTGGAGTAATTGctttcatgtatatatagaatTACAAGAGTAGACTATACAGATGTTAAAACAAATGCAAATGCAAATGAATTTATGGAAAACACCAAGAACTTATCAGAGTGATGAaggaaaaaactaaaatgaattgCTTTTGTATATTCATATATCGTGTTTCTGTACAAGAGGGTCTGCTCTTTATAGACTTACATATGTGTCACTAGCTTACAAAATTCTGCAATGTGTACATCCTACCACTACCCTGCACACACTGCTTTTAcagaaatgaaagttgaatacaaACAAAAGGACATGGTCTGGACATGGCCTGCACATAGGACAGAAACTTTATTCCTCAGAATTCCTTTCCCATTTCCTTACACGATTGCTTTTCCTTTCTTTACTGACCTGCCATCCAATGGTAATGCAGGTGATGATGACTGTGTTTCTTGGTTCTCCAACTCAGCAGCTCCATTGATCTTCAACAGATGTAGCTTAAGATGTATACAAGGAAAGTAATAACAGAGAGATATGAAAGCAGCAATCAGGGGAGCTGGTCTGGTGCAGGAGGATGAGGCATATCAGTAGCCGAATCCATAGTTGCCATATTACTCAGCAACCAGAGGAACATAATTATGAGATTTATCTCCCTcggtgtttgtttgtttttctcttcttcctcctttaGACCACCTATGTTCTTGAACAAGTGGATGGCGATCTCGTTTCAATTGCGGTGCACTGAAGACATTGTTTGCTCTATCACTATGGGTGGCTGCAAGTGAGTCTCTTTGTTATTAATTTTCACAATTTGTGATatcccttcatttttttttgtttgttgtgcCACCGGCctatccgaaaatcacacaagacaatatttaagtggttcagcaaattgtctacgtccactggagcctcttttatagaatttgtacgagatttacaaatcactctacaaatttctatctctctctcacgtccctctttctctctatttttcttctctcccaCTACTCCTTCTGCAgatcagaactctcctatttataggagaagttctcTTCAGCAATTCTTGATCAGTTTCGGTGCAGCAATTTGATGCTGAAAATACGGGAGGCGCCTAATAGaaacaaaagcaccgaacggtgcatGTGTATTCGATGCAGCAGGCCACTTGCTGcatgtgggggggggggggggggggggcgcctAATATGCCAAGAGAGAACAGtgcttctctctttctcacacTGCAGGTGGCTTTTCAACATTGTTTTTGTTTCCTGTAACTGATACTGGCAGAAAGAAATTATGATTGTTACTCTCTGAAAACGATCTGCATGAACTACTGGAACCCCCCAGTGCCGCCACCTGCGGGGGGGTGGTGGTTAAGGCC
This is a stretch of genomic DNA from Carya illinoinensis cultivar Pawnee chromosome 15, C.illinoinensisPawnee_v1, whole genome shotgun sequence. It encodes these proteins:
- the LOC122297760 gene encoding disease resistance protein RUN1-like isoform X1 — translated: MALQPAFPSFSCSTPEWTYDVFLSFRGEDVRQNFISHLYDVLCQKGINTYIDEHLERGKEISSVLLKAIEESRISIIVLSENYASSTWCLEELMKILECREMKQQIVLPVFYKVDPSIVRKQKKNYGEALANYKDKLNDDTKVDSWKAALKEVAGLSGFHLKKDGNEYEFIHGIIQLVDSKIINQTYFEVANHPIGVASRVQHVYSLLSIGENDIVHMVGIFGVGGIGKTTITKEVYNIISSKFEGSCFLKNIRETSKSEYGLVQLQETLLSDILGASWVGNIGQIDRGINVIKNKLCYKRVLLILDDVDDWGQLKALARNRDWFGSGSRIIITTRDQNLLSNHEVDATYEVEKLNHYEALKLFSVCAFKREKPLDDYMKLTQRIIRYAGGLPLALEVLGLDLRGRSIYEWESALEEYKRIPHEKIQKILRMSYDGLRESEKNIFLDIACFFKGVKVDYVMKILDGCGLCPNIGIKRLMDKCLITMDNSYKFGMHDLLQDMGREIVREKSPKEPGKRSRLWYHEDIRHVLEENTGTNQIEGMLIDLPKEDLICLSSEAFTKMKNLRYFINHNARFSKAPSYLSNELRVLNWSRYPSQSLPNNFHGKKLVDLRMRYSLLKELGVGLQNFQNLDRMNFSHSEFLTKIPDLSAMPNLKRLDVAYCRNLVEVHASVGFLNKLEHLSFAHCTKLTSLPTSLKFRHLKCLCVEGCLRLQNFPEIYKLKFFVKIDQSSSKVAEPIWYRRMKRKGKIDRRGVPQPWPSILNLEDTVASLEKDLTNNFHLTKQEFLNIGHQFRNWWTI
- the LOC122297760 gene encoding disease resistance protein RUN1-like isoform X2, giving the protein MKILECREMKQQIVLPVFYKVDPSIVRKQKKNYGEALANYKDKLNDDTKVDSWKAALKEVAGLSGFHLKKDGNEYEFIHGIIQLVDSKIINQTYFEVANHPIGVASRVQHVYSLLSIGENDIVHMVGIFGVGGIGKTTITKEVYNIISSKFEGSCFLKNIRETSKSEYGLVQLQETLLSDILGASWVGNIGQIDRGINVIKNKLCYKRVLLILDDVDDWGQLKALARNRDWFGSGSRIIITTRDQNLLSNHEVDATYEVEKLNHYEALKLFSVCAFKREKPLDDYMKLTQRIIRYAGGLPLALEVLGLDLRGRSIYEWESALEEYKRIPHEKIQKILRMSYDGLRESEKNIFLDIACFFKGVKVDYVMKILDGCGLCPNIGIKRLMDKCLITMDNSYKFGMHDLLQDMGREIVREKSPKEPGKRSRLWYHEDIRHVLEENTGTNQIEGMLIDLPKEDLICLSSEAFTKMKNLRYFINHNARFSKAPSYLSNELRVLNWSRYPSQSLPNNFHGKKLVDLRMRYSLLKELGVGLQNFQNLDRMNFSHSEFLTKIPDLSAMPNLKRLDVAYCRNLVEVHASVGFLNKLEHLSFAHCTKLTSLPTSLKFRHLKCLCVEGCLRLQNFPEIYKLKFFVKIDQSSSKVAEPIWYRRMKRKGKIDRRGVPQPWPSILNLEDTVASLEKDLTNNFHLTKQEFLNIGHQFRNWWTI